In the Corythoichthys intestinalis isolate RoL2023-P3 chromosome 12, ASM3026506v1, whole genome shotgun sequence genome, one interval contains:
- the LOC130927371 gene encoding transmembrane protein 223-like, producing MSLLRICGALCQLRPIATQRRNALLWSRFPVSGLSIRLAHMSFAGPGRRIFAHRFCTSTQPSRDVTLFHHDRTSFFRLLSVFCGGQCVFWTYLAHFAYTGLRDTGTTAQEEKRKAPTSPALAGMWSFEMNLGSSTWRYGFTLGCATIGAGILGLGILFCRRSVCQVVLHQGGRMVSVTTQSPLGMGRGWRITAPLSQVACHAHRHESPSFIPLKIKGQKFYFLLDKEGTINNTELFDVTVGAYRPL from the coding sequence ATGAGTTTACTTCGAATTTGCGGCGCATTATGTCAACTCCGGCCGATTGCTACCCAGCGAAGGAACGCGCTGCTGTGGTCAAGGTTTCCCGTGAGCGGCCTGTCAATTCGTCTTGCCCATATGAGTTTTGCCGGACCGGGGCGACGTATTTTCGCACACCGCTTCTGCACTTCCACTCAGCCGTCCAGAGACGTCACGCTGTTCCACCACGACAGGACAAGCTTCTTCCGCCTTCTGTCGGTCTTCTGCGGGGGCCAGTGTGTTTTCTGGACTTACCTAGCGCACTTTGCCTACACCGGGCTCAGAGACACGGGGACCACTGCCCAGGAGGAGAAACGAAAAGCTCCCACCAGCCCCGCCTTGGCTGGTATGTGGAGTTTTGAAATGAACCTGGGCTCCAGCACCTGGAGGTACGGCTTCACGCTGGGATGCGCGACAATAGGAGCTGGCATACTGGGACTGGGAATCCTGTTTTGTCGGCGTTCTGTCTGTCAGGTGGTTTTACACCAAGGTGGAAGGATGGTATCTGTTACCACGCAGTCACCGCTAGGAATGGGCCGAGGCTGGAGAATAACAGCCCCGTTGTCCCAGGTCGCCTGTCACGCCCACAGACACGAGTCCCCCTCATTCATTCCCCTCAAAATCAAGGGACAAAAGTTCTACTTTCTACTGGATAAAGAAGGCACTATTAACAATACTGAACTTTTTGATGTAACTGTGGGGGCATACCGTcctctataa